CTGCATCAATCCGGCCGTCATTTTCATTAATCCGACTCTCTGCAACAGCAATGGCCCGATTCGATTGAATCGCCTTATCAAGCGCTTCAGCCAAAGTCATCCCGAAGAGATTACTGCAAAGAACGAAAACCAGACCCACTATTGCTGCAATTTGAACCATGCGAGGCATATTCAAATATTGTGAAGGTGAAGGTCACAAGCAAGTGATTTTCATTACCGGCGAACATTCCCGTTGGAATTTCGTATATCATTGGTGAGCTTCGGCTCATCGACAATTCGTTATAATCCGAGACTCTTGTTTAGGACAATTCCAATGCTTAGAAAATCCGCACTCATCATCTTCCTGGTTCTGACAATCTTGGCAGTCGTCGTGGCGCTCAAAGACGATAAACGAGTCACCACAACTTCCAACGAAGCCTACGAACATTATCTCGCCGGCACTGAATGGATGGAGAATTTCTATTTCCGTCAGGCAATGGAAGAACTTGAACAAGCAGTTAAGCTCGACTCTAATTTTGCCATGGCACAAGCCAGTCTCGCCCAAGTTTATGCTTCCCGTGGATTCACAAAGAAATTCGAAGAAATGAAAGTGACCGCGCTTGCCAATCGCTCCTTTGTTTCGCACCGCGAACAGCTGCAGCTTGATATCTTCAAAGCACAATGGGAGGGTCGTTTGGACGAGGCATTCACATTGACCCAGGATTTCCTTCGCCAATTCCCCGAAGATCAGGATGCCTTGACTACCATGGCTTATCAGGAGTTTGCGCGGGAACATTACGAGGAATCTCTCGCGCTATTTCAATCTGTGCTAAAGATAAACCCCCGCTATGCCCCTGCATTCAATATGATCGGCTACCTGAATTTCTATCTTGGCCGTTATGATGAAGCTCTCGCGATGCTTGACAAATACATCGAACTCAGTCGCGAACAGGCAAATCCGCACGATTCGCGCGGTGAAATCCTTCATTCTGTTGGAAGATACGAAGAAGCAATCGCCGAATTTCGCCAGGCATTCAATATCAACCCCGATTTTGATTTCGCCACGCTTCACATGGCGCAGTCTTATCAGCAACTGGGACAAAATGACCAGGCTGATTACTGCTACCGTATACTCTTCGATCAAGGTCCCGCTGAAGCCAAGAAGCTCCAATACCACATTGGTTGGGCCGGCATGTTGATTCAACGTGAGGACTATGATTCTGCTCGGAGCATGTTAGAGGTCGTATTCCGCGAGGATTCTACCGGCGAAAAGAATGTCCTAGGCGATGCCTGCCGTCTGCTCGGCGCGATCTACTATCGAATTGAGAACCTCGACTCCCTGAAACTCGCTTGGGCGT
This genomic interval from bacterium contains the following:
- a CDS encoding tetratricopeptide repeat protein; this encodes MLRKSALIIFLVLTILAVVVALKDDKRVTTTSNEAYEHYLAGTEWMENFYFRQAMEELEQAVKLDSNFAMAQASLAQVYASRGFTKKFEEMKVTALANRSFVSHREQLQLDIFKAQWEGRLDEAFTLTQDFLRQFPEDQDALTTMAYQEFAREHYEESLALFQSVLKINPRYAPAFNMIGYLNFYLGRYDEALAMLDKYIELSREQANPHDSRGEILHSVGRYEEAIAEFRQAFNINPDFDFATLHMAQSYQQLGQNDQADYCYRILFDQGPAEAKKLQYHIGWAGMLIQREDYDSARSMLEVVFREDSTGEKNVLGDACRLLGAIYYRIENLDSLKLAWACAREYLDKEVAKKPQLADDRGILQYRRFMDATEFDLSGRNEDALKVFGELVTTAMTPEEKLGYRIYYANVLRRNNQLDLAISELQKNLSINPNHGKTLLRLADVYETAGDQASALAYRQRAVDLWKNADSDFIPLVKLREKLESSLASSPRTVDTPSAPASNN